In one Streptomyces sp. T12 genomic region, the following are encoded:
- a CDS encoding NEW3 domain-containing protein, giving the protein MRVISVESTDLFVGTEDQPHQVVAVEIGHAPGRAVRLTVEGPGVHGSAEATAGDDGTVRAEIPVTTDLAPGDRTHVRVTAEDADDPGRTAEHSAAFTAAEPGWTMFMVSHFHYDPVWWNTQGAYTETWDVADDPATTGLPARTFDSRGQSGMSLVRAHCDLARRDAAYTFVLAEVDYLKPYWDAFPEERAFLRQLIRTGRVEIMGGTYNEPNTNLTGAEATVRNALYGDGFQRGIIGASPQTAWQLDAFGHDPQFPGLMADAGVTSSSWARGPFHQWGPTLSVFGEEPRDPQRMQFPAEFDWIAPSGRGILTAYMVNHYGAGWAIDNAPTLPEAEAAALKLFKGLKQVALTRNVLLPVGGDYAPPCRWVMDIHRDWNARYVWPRFVSGIPRDFFAAVRAELESEGRKASPQTRDMNPIYTGKDVSYIDTKQAQRYGETLLADAEAWATLASLVTGHPYPDAALDKAWRQLIYGAHHDAITGSESDQVYIDLLTGWRELYDLAETVHADATDALASKVAQLPGDAPDLVVFNAATWERQDVLAVEDAGLVPLDDTGLPLPAVREDGELRVVVPQVPGMGLKALPLAEGTVPEWTRDEGTTIRNEFYEVTVDPARGGAVSSLRALSEGGRQLLRPGDIGNELVVQEEYARHPRFGEGPWHLTPTGTTAARSRDVTADIDVEHSPAGSRITVRADLGLFRYTQRLTLWKGVDRLDLTTTLDGYDGADRLIRVRWPSDVRGGLPVHEVADAVIGRGFGFVEVDSERFPWTLDNPANTWFGLGSTARVAVADGSGRPLGERSIGVAELVYASWDDAGELGSALAAALVRVGVTATSTIAGGPRYGDLEVDSNLPDIRIAVGAPERNSVVAEALGWDPAAGRELRRQLAEQGVAAVWVAPRASLREEWVPGADLRDLERLPLLVVAGARPEDDAKAVDALIADLDDAVLRATAAGGGEALPPGDAWDGRSFAVLNRGTPGCVVTSSGDLYMSLMRSCTGWPSGIWVDPPRRTAPDGSAFQLQRWSHTFEYAVVAGAGDWRELRLPQAGHAFNHPLTGRVRRTAAEDAVLPRKTALLGLEPAGEVLLDALKPAGSPLARGSVAAADPGRGVVVRVHEVNGRPVRARVRGPREWTDGARADVLERRGEPLTPDAQGALDLDLTGFEVATVLADTESDTTPGPGVAAHEPAQPVPTRYWLHNCGPAPRGNMPVAVYLSPTTLTVADGPVTATVRVSSELTDAPVSGTVSLHVPPGWSVEPAELPYALGPGGFTLTEATVTPPPDPEPGRHWLAARLSYGGQTYEDVVALDVLDGLDGHKGPTLVTELGVERLTVRRGERARVPVTLRNRTRGPISGTLWAVSSWGTWAGVTPGHQGFTVAGGEQLESVIEVDGAAMPPGSYWLMAKVGWHGCVAYTEAVELEVTP; this is encoded by the coding sequence ATGCGCGTCATCTCTGTCGAGTCGACCGACCTTTTCGTCGGTACCGAGGACCAGCCGCACCAGGTGGTGGCCGTCGAGATCGGCCATGCCCCCGGCCGGGCGGTCCGGCTCACCGTCGAGGGACCCGGTGTCCACGGCTCCGCCGAGGCGACCGCGGGGGACGACGGCACCGTACGCGCCGAGATACCGGTGACGACCGACCTGGCCCCCGGCGACCGTACGCATGTCAGGGTCACGGCCGAGGACGCCGACGACCCGGGGCGGACCGCGGAGCACTCCGCCGCGTTCACGGCCGCCGAACCCGGCTGGACGATGTTCATGGTCAGCCACTTCCACTACGACCCCGTGTGGTGGAACACCCAGGGCGCCTACACCGAGACCTGGGACGTCGCCGACGACCCCGCCACCACCGGCCTGCCCGCCCGCACCTTCGACTCGCGCGGCCAGTCCGGCATGAGCCTGGTGCGGGCGCACTGCGATCTGGCGCGGCGCGATGCGGCGTACACCTTCGTGCTCGCCGAGGTCGACTACCTCAAGCCCTACTGGGACGCCTTCCCGGAGGAGCGCGCCTTCCTGCGCCAGCTGATCCGCACCGGCCGCGTGGAGATCATGGGCGGCACCTACAACGAGCCGAACACCAACCTCACCGGCGCCGAGGCGACCGTACGCAACGCCCTGTACGGCGACGGCTTCCAGCGCGGGATCATCGGTGCGTCTCCTCAGACGGCCTGGCAGTTGGACGCGTTCGGGCACGATCCGCAGTTCCCCGGGCTGATGGCGGACGCGGGGGTCACGTCGAGTTCATGGGCGCGCGGGCCCTTCCACCAGTGGGGCCCCACCCTCTCCGTCTTCGGTGAGGAGCCGCGGGATCCGCAGCGGATGCAGTTCCCGGCGGAGTTCGACTGGATCGCCCCCTCGGGGCGCGGCATCCTCACCGCGTACATGGTCAACCACTACGGCGCCGGCTGGGCGATCGACAACGCGCCGACCCTGCCGGAGGCGGAGGCGGCCGCGCTCAAGCTGTTCAAGGGGCTCAAGCAGGTCGCGCTCACCCGCAATGTGCTGCTCCCGGTCGGCGGTGACTACGCGCCGCCGTGCCGCTGGGTGATGGACATCCACCGGGACTGGAACGCCCGCTACGTCTGGCCGCGTTTCGTCAGCGGCATCCCCCGGGACTTCTTCGCGGCCGTCCGCGCGGAGCTGGAGTCGGAGGGCCGCAAGGCCTCGCCGCAGACGCGGGACATGAACCCGATCTACACCGGCAAGGACGTCTCCTACATCGACACCAAGCAGGCCCAGCGGTACGGCGAGACGCTGCTCGCCGACGCGGAGGCCTGGGCGACGCTCGCCTCGCTGGTGACCGGGCACCCGTATCCGGACGCGGCGCTCGACAAGGCCTGGCGGCAGCTGATCTACGGCGCCCATCACGACGCCATCACCGGCTCGGAGTCCGACCAGGTCTATATCGATCTGCTCACCGGCTGGCGGGAGTTGTACGACCTCGCCGAGACCGTGCACGCCGACGCGACCGACGCCTTGGCGAGCAAGGTCGCCCAACTACCTGGCGACGCACCGGACTTGGTGGTGTTCAACGCCGCGACCTGGGAGCGGCAGGACGTGCTGGCGGTCGAGGACGCGGGGCTCGTACCGCTGGACGACACCGGGCTGCCCCTGCCCGCCGTACGGGAGGACGGCGAACTGCGCGTCGTCGTACCTCAGGTGCCGGGCATGGGCCTCAAGGCGCTCCCGCTCGCCGAGGGGACCGTCCCCGAGTGGACGCGAGACGAGGGCACCACCATCCGCAACGAGTTCTACGAGGTGACGGTCGACCCCGCGCGCGGCGGCGCCGTCAGCAGTCTGCGGGCCCTCTCCGAAGGCGGCCGGCAACTGCTGCGCCCCGGCGACATCGGCAACGAGCTGGTCGTACAGGAGGAATACGCACGGCACCCGCGCTTCGGGGAGGGCCCCTGGCACCTCACCCCCACCGGCACGACCGCCGCCCGCAGCCGGGACGTCACGGCCGACATCGATGTCGAGCACTCCCCCGCCGGATCACGCATCACCGTCCGCGCCGACCTCGGCCTGTTCCGCTACACCCAGCGGCTGACCCTGTGGAAGGGCGTCGACCGCCTCGACCTCACGACCACCCTCGACGGCTACGACGGCGCCGACCGCCTCATCCGGGTCCGCTGGCCCTCCGACGTGCGGGGCGGGCTGCCGGTGCACGAGGTGGCCGACGCGGTGATCGGGCGCGGCTTCGGGTTCGTGGAGGTGGACAGCGAACGGTTCCCGTGGACGCTGGACAATCCGGCCAACACGTGGTTCGGGCTGGGATCCACCGCGCGGGTCGCGGTCGCCGACGGCTCCGGCAGGCCGCTGGGCGAACGGTCCATCGGTGTCGCCGAGTTGGTGTACGCGTCCTGGGACGACGCCGGTGAGCTGGGCAGCGCGCTCGCGGCGGCCCTGGTGCGCGTGGGCGTGACGGCGACCTCGACGATCGCCGGGGGACCGCGCTACGGCGACCTGGAGGTCGACTCCAACCTGCCCGACATCCGGATCGCGGTCGGCGCGCCCGAGCGCAACTCCGTGGTCGCCGAGGCCCTCGGCTGGGACCCGGCGGCCGGGCGGGAGCTCCGCCGACAGCTCGCCGAGCAGGGCGTGGCCGCCGTCTGGGTCGCGCCGCGCGCCTCGCTGCGGGAGGAGTGGGTGCCCGGCGCCGACCTGCGCGACCTGGAGCGACTGCCGCTGCTCGTGGTGGCGGGCGCCCGCCCCGAGGACGACGCCAAAGCCGTGGACGCGCTGATCGCCGACCTGGACGACGCGGTGCTGCGGGCCACGGCGGCGGGCGGCGGGGAGGCCCTGCCGCCCGGGGACGCGTGGGACGGCCGCAGCTTCGCGGTCCTGAACCGGGGGACGCCGGGCTGTGTGGTGACCTCCTCGGGCGACCTCTACATGTCCCTGATGCGCTCCTGCACGGGCTGGCCGTCCGGCATCTGGGTGGACCCGCCCCGGCGTACGGCGCCCGACGGCTCGGCCTTCCAGCTCCAGCGCTGGTCCCACACGTTCGAGTACGCCGTGGTCGCGGGCGCGGGCGACTGGCGGGAGCTGCGGCTGCCGCAGGCCGGGCATGCGTTCAACCATCCGCTGACGGGGCGGGTGCGGCGGACGGCGGCCGAGGATGCCGTACTGCCGAGGAAGACCGCACTGCTGGGCCTGGAGCCCGCCGGTGAGGTGCTGCTCGACGCGCTCAAGCCGGCCGGGTCGCCGCTCGCGCGGGGCAGCGTGGCGGCGGCCGATCCGGGACGCGGGGTCGTCGTACGGGTACATGAGGTGAACGGACGGCCGGTGCGGGCGCGGGTGCGCGGGCCGCGGGAGTGGACGGACGGCGCCCGGGCGGACGTGCTGGAGCGGCGCGGGGAGCCGCTGACGCCGGACGCTCAGGGGGCACTCGACCTCGACCTGACCGGCTTCGAGGTGGCCACCGTGCTCGCCGACACCGAGTCGGACACGACACCCGGTCCCGGCGTCGCCGCCCACGAACCCGCCCAGCCCGTCCCCACCCGCTACTGGCTCCACAACTGCGGCCCCGCCCCGCGCGGCAACATGCCGGTCGCGGTGTACCTCTCGCCGACCACGCTCACCGTCGCCGACGGCCCGGTCACGGCGACGGTCCGGGTGAGCTCGGAACTGACCGACGCACCGGTGTCGGGCACGGTGAGCCTGCACGTCCCGCCCGGCTGGTCCGTCGAGCCGGCCGAGCTGCCGTACGCGCTCGGCCCCGGCGGGTTCACGCTCACCGAGGCCACGGTGACACCGCCGCCCGACCCAGAGCCCGGGCGGCACTGGCTGGCAGCTCGGTTGTCGTACGGCGGGCAGACGTACGAGGACGTCGTGGCGCTGGATGTGCTGGATGGGCTGGATGGACACAAGGGCCCAACGCTCGTGACAGAGCTGGGAGTTGAACGGCTCACCGTACGCCGGGGCGAACGGGCCCGGGTCCCCGTGACCCTGCGCAACAGAACCCGGGGGCCGATCAGCGGCACGCTGTGGGCCGTCTCCTCATGGGGGACCTGGGCGGGCGTGACCCCCGGCCACCAGGGCTTCACCGTGGCCGGCGGCGAGCAGCTGGAGTCCGTGATCGAGGTGGACGGCGCGGCGATGCCGCCGGGGTCGTACTGGCTGATGGCGAAGGTGGGCTGGCACGGCTGCGTGGCGTATACGGAGGCCGTGGAGCTGGAGGTGACGCCATGA
- a CDS encoding MurR/RpiR family transcriptional regulator yields the protein MPPTDVTTLIRTELPRLAGSLRKVGELILEDPAAVTHCSAAELGRRTGTSQATVTRFCRAIGLDSYQHLLIELAQERGRGEVSDWGTAEIGPDISPDDSLERVVQVVGSADLRAIQQTIERIDLDALERAAQALARARRIDVYGVGGSGAVAQETETRLFRIGCQVRGWTEVHGAATSAALLTPADVAIGISHSGATRETLEPFEMAKERGATTIAITTDPRSPLAKAADIRLISATSETSFRTGSIGGRHSVLMIVDCLYVRVGQVSYQRASASLALTDHITPQHAVKNRRTR from the coding sequence ATGCCCCCGACGGACGTCACCACACTGATCCGCACCGAACTGCCCCGGCTGGCCGGCTCCCTGCGGAAGGTCGGCGAGCTGATCCTGGAGGATCCGGCCGCCGTCACCCACTGCTCGGCCGCCGAACTGGGGCGCCGCACCGGCACCTCCCAGGCGACGGTGACCCGCTTCTGCCGGGCCATCGGGCTCGACTCCTACCAGCATCTGCTGATCGAGCTGGCCCAGGAGCGCGGCCGCGGCGAGGTCTCCGACTGGGGCACCGCCGAGATCGGGCCCGACATCTCCCCCGACGACAGCCTCGAACGGGTCGTGCAGGTCGTCGGCAGCGCGGACCTGCGCGCCATCCAGCAGACCATCGAGCGGATCGACCTCGACGCGCTGGAACGCGCGGCCCAGGCCCTGGCCCGCGCCCGCCGTATCGACGTGTACGGCGTCGGCGGCAGCGGCGCGGTGGCCCAGGAGACGGAGACCCGGCTGTTCCGCATCGGCTGCCAGGTCCGCGGCTGGACCGAGGTACACGGGGCGGCCACCTCCGCGGCCCTGCTCACCCCGGCCGACGTGGCCATCGGCATCTCCCACTCGGGTGCCACCCGCGAGACCCTCGAACCGTTCGAGATGGCCAAGGAGCGGGGCGCCACCACCATCGCCATCACCACCGACCCGCGCTCACCGCTGGCCAAGGCAGCCGACATCCGGCTCATCTCGGCCACCTCGGAGACCAGCTTCCGCACCGGCAGCATCGGCGGCCGGCACTCCGTCCTGATGATCGTCGACTGTCTCTACGTCCGGGTCGGCCAGGTCTCCTACCAGCGCGCCAGCGCCTCGCTCGCGCTGACGGACCACATCACCCCGCAGCACGCGGTGAAGAACCGCCGGACTCGCTGA
- a CDS encoding SIS domain-containing protein produces the protein MSDDSVSAQRFARESMAVLDRIAESARDDVARAAELIAGCVRADGVIQAFGTGHSQAIVLELAGRAGGLVPTNRLSIADLVLYGGDSPSVLDDPLLERRAGVAARLYELAAPRPQDLFVVISNSGVNNVIVEMALQAKEHGHRVLALTSLTHTRAVPAGHPSGKKLVDLADVVLDNAAPRGDALLEFPGGGAVCALSTLTGVMLVQMAVAEASAQLLAAGERPPVYVSANVPGGFEGNLELEKRYAGRIRRTAS, from the coding sequence GTGTCCGACGACTCTGTGAGCGCCCAGCGCTTCGCGCGCGAGAGCATGGCCGTCCTCGACCGCATTGCCGAGTCCGCCCGCGACGATGTGGCGCGCGCCGCCGAGCTGATCGCCGGCTGTGTGCGCGCGGACGGCGTGATCCAGGCCTTCGGCACCGGCCACTCCCAGGCCATCGTCCTCGAACTCGCCGGACGGGCGGGCGGGTTGGTGCCCACGAACCGGTTGAGCATCGCCGACCTCGTCCTGTACGGCGGCGACTCCCCGAGCGTCCTGGACGACCCGCTCCTGGAGCGCCGGGCCGGGGTGGCGGCCCGGCTCTACGAGCTCGCCGCACCGCGCCCCCAGGACCTCTTCGTCGTGATCTCCAACTCCGGCGTCAACAACGTCATCGTGGAGATGGCCCTGCAGGCCAAGGAGCACGGCCACCGCGTCCTCGCCCTCACCTCCCTCACCCACACCCGCGCCGTCCCCGCCGGACACCCCAGCGGCAAGAAGCTCGTCGACCTCGCCGACGTCGTCCTCGACAACGCGGCCCCGCGCGGCGACGCGCTGCTGGAGTTTCCGGGCGGCGGCGCGGTGTGCGCCCTGTCCACGCTGACCGGCGTGATGCTCGTCCAGATGGCCGTGGCCGAGGCCTCCGCCCAGCTCCTGGCGGCCGGGGAGCGACCGCCGGTGTACGTCTCGGCCAATGTGCCGGGCGGCTTCGAGGGCAACCTGGAGCTGGAGAAGCGGTACGCCGGACGGATCCGGCGCACCGCGAGCTGA
- a CDS encoding beta-N-acetylglucosaminidase domain-containing protein, whose translation MLTLGLCAPAAPTAAAAPEPPTRTPQVWPTPKSMHTGAGRLTVPDRVVEVVGPGTDPSARHLVESVLRDAGAERIVTVNAGEKPPASGLTVYVGGPGENTATGAALRKLHAESPAGLPSGGYTLASGRSHGRALVALSGVDPAGTFYAAQTLRQLATGGRVPALTVRDWPTAGLRGVIEGFYGTPWSHAERLAQLDFYGRTKQNVYVYSPKDDDYLRARWRDEYPPAELAKLKELVDRARANHVRFTYALSPGLSVCYSSGADIKALTAKFDSLYDIGVRSFAIPLDDISYTKWNCAADEEKFGTGGGAAGAAQAHLLNTVWERFTAEHPHSRLRSSGGTPMDLQPLEMVPTEYSDLADSPYKKALREQLDPSVVVEWTGVGVIAPTITADQVARAREVYGHPILIWDNYPVNDYVTSRLLLGPYTGRAPAVAGASAGVTANPMVQGEASRIALFTSAAYLWNPDAYDPRAAFLASVRDLAGSAAAKWLRIFAENNYSSQLDPTESPTLTRLITAFRKAYENGSGLDRAAAALKSYFTDMAATPAQLRARLDNPGFLDETSAWLDKLGRYGGAGETAVDLLLAHKDGDTEAVTRYWNELRGERKELDAVPEQVSPGVMDQFLYTTMLENAPDPGIDASFTPSSLSLEPGASATVTLDLSDARAKTVTWKLDVPDGVTATPAEGTATTPASVTVTLTGKTEGVHSVVVSGTGLLDRALPVQVTDGTGTPRALTADFSGASVSSLDLATGTTKDIAVGNNPGEVVVSADGRTAYAANQGSNTVSVIDVAGGAVTATVAVGKVPAGLALTPDGGTLWVANYTDGTVQSIDTGTLRTGTPVPVGDGPENMAITPDGRTLYVANIHDNTVSPVDLTTARAGKAIPVGPRPFNVVAAPDGRTVYVSNSGGSTVTPIDTASNDTEPTLLVTGQAYGLGLSPDGRTLWVSPSTGDYVTPVDTVTGATGAEVTVGRSAFDVGLDWNGRTAYVTTADGNALVPVDTASGTTGAPLKTGAYPLAVALTPVPVE comes from the coding sequence CTGCTGACCCTCGGCCTGTGCGCACCGGCCGCACCGACCGCAGCCGCCGCCCCCGAGCCCCCCACCCGAACCCCGCAGGTATGGCCGACCCCCAAGAGCATGCACACCGGCGCGGGCCGACTCACCGTTCCGGACAGGGTCGTTGAAGTCGTCGGTCCGGGGACCGACCCCTCCGCCCGACACCTCGTCGAATCCGTGCTGCGCGATGCCGGCGCCGAGCGCATCGTCACCGTGAACGCGGGCGAGAAGCCGCCTGCCTCCGGCCTCACGGTCTATGTCGGCGGCCCCGGCGAGAACACCGCCACGGGGGCGGCGTTGCGCAAACTCCACGCCGAGTCGCCCGCCGGGCTGCCCTCCGGCGGTTACACCCTCGCCTCCGGACGCTCCCACGGCCGCGCCCTCGTCGCCCTCTCCGGCGTCGACCCCGCGGGCACCTTCTACGCGGCCCAGACCCTGCGCCAACTCGCCACCGGGGGCCGGGTTCCCGCGCTGACCGTCCGCGACTGGCCCACGGCCGGCCTGCGCGGCGTCATCGAGGGCTTCTACGGCACCCCGTGGTCGCACGCCGAGCGCCTCGCCCAACTGGACTTCTACGGCCGGACGAAACAGAACGTCTACGTCTACTCCCCCAAGGACGACGACTACCTCCGCGCCCGCTGGCGCGACGAGTACCCGCCCGCCGAGCTGGCCAAGCTGAAGGAACTGGTCGACCGGGCCCGCGCCAACCACGTCCGTTTCACCTACGCCCTCTCCCCCGGGCTCTCCGTCTGCTACTCCTCCGGCGCCGACATCAAGGCGCTCACCGCCAAGTTCGACTCGCTGTACGACATCGGCGTCCGCTCCTTCGCGATCCCGCTAGACGACATCAGCTACACCAAGTGGAACTGCGCCGCCGACGAGGAGAAGTTCGGGACGGGCGGGGGCGCGGCGGGCGCGGCCCAGGCGCATCTGCTCAACACCGTGTGGGAGCGGTTCACCGCCGAGCACCCCCACTCCCGACTTCGCTCGAGCGGGGGGACCCCCATGGACCTCCAACCGCTGGAGATGGTCCCCACCGAGTACTCCGACCTCGCCGACTCCCCGTACAAGAAGGCGCTGCGGGAGCAGCTCGACCCGTCCGTGGTCGTCGAGTGGACCGGCGTCGGGGTGATCGCGCCGACCATCACCGCCGATCAGGTGGCACGCGCGCGCGAGGTGTACGGCCACCCGATCCTGATCTGGGACAACTACCCGGTCAACGACTACGTCACCAGCCGTCTCCTGCTCGGCCCCTACACCGGCCGCGCGCCCGCAGTGGCAGGCGCGTCGGCCGGTGTGACCGCCAACCCGATGGTCCAGGGCGAGGCCAGCCGGATCGCGCTGTTCACCTCCGCCGCCTATCTGTGGAACCCCGACGCGTACGACCCGCGGGCCGCCTTCCTAGCGTCCGTACGGGATCTCGCAGGGTCCGCCGCCGCAAAATGGCTGCGGATCTTCGCCGAGAACAACTACTCCTCCCAGCTCGACCCGACCGAATCCCCGACCCTCACCCGGCTGATCACCGCCTTCCGCAAGGCCTACGAGAACGGCAGCGGCCTCGATCGAGCCGCCGCCGCGCTCAAGAGCTACTTCACCGACATGGCCGCCACCCCGGCCCAATTGCGCGCCCGCCTCGACAACCCCGGCTTCCTGGACGAGACCTCCGCCTGGCTCGACAAGCTCGGCCGCTACGGCGGGGCAGGCGAAACCGCCGTGGACCTGCTGCTGGCTCACAAGGACGGGGACACCGAAGCCGTCACCAGGTACTGGAACGAGCTGAGGGGCGAGCGCAAGGAACTGGACGCCGTACCCGAGCAGGTCTCCCCGGGCGTGATGGACCAGTTCCTCTACACGACGATGCTGGAGAACGCACCCGACCCCGGCATCGACGCCTCCTTCACCCCCAGCTCGCTGTCGCTGGAGCCCGGGGCCTCCGCCACGGTCACCCTCGACCTGTCCGACGCGCGGGCCAAGACCGTCACCTGGAAGCTCGACGTGCCCGACGGCGTCACCGCCACGCCCGCCGAGGGCACGGCGACCACCCCGGCATCGGTCACCGTCACCCTCACGGGCAAGACGGAGGGCGTCCACTCCGTGGTGGTCTCCGGCACCGGCCTCCTCGATCGCGCACTCCCCGTGCAGGTCACCGACGGCACGGGCACTCCCCGTGCGCTGACCGCCGACTTCAGTGGCGCGTCGGTGAGTTCCCTCGACCTCGCCACCGGCACGACCAAGGACATCGCGGTCGGCAACAACCCCGGCGAGGTCGTCGTGAGCGCGGACGGGCGTACCGCGTACGCCGCCAACCAGGGCTCGAACACGGTCAGCGTGATCGATGTGGCCGGCGGCGCGGTCACCGCCACGGTCGCCGTCGGCAAGGTCCCCGCCGGTCTCGCGCTCACCCCGGACGGCGGCACGCTCTGGGTCGCCAACTACACGGACGGCACGGTGCAGTCGATCGACACCGGCACGCTGAGAACCGGCACGCCCGTCCCGGTCGGCGACGGACCCGAGAACATGGCGATCACCCCCGACGGCAGGACCCTGTACGTGGCCAACATCCACGACAACACGGTCAGCCCCGTCGACCTCACCACCGCACGGGCCGGCAAGGCCATTCCCGTCGGTCCCCGCCCCTTCAACGTCGTCGCGGCGCCGGACGGGAGGACGGTGTACGTGTCCAACTCCGGTGGCTCGACGGTGACTCCGATCGACACGGCGTCGAACGACACCGAGCCGACGCTGCTGGTCACGGGCCAGGCCTACGGGCTGGGTCTGTCACCGGACGGGCGGACGCTGTGGGTCAGCCCCAGTACCGGGGACTACGTCACGCCGGTCGACACGGTGACCGGTGCCACCGGCGCCGAGGTCACGGTCGGCAGGTCCGCGTTCGACGTCGGCCTGGACTGGAACGGCCGCACGGCCTACGTCACCACCGCGGACGGCAACGCCCTGGTACCGGTCGACACCGCGTCGGGCACCACCGGGGCACCCCTGAAGACGGGCGCCTATCCGCTGGCGGTGGCGCTGACGCCGGTCCCCGTGGAGTGA
- a CDS encoding DUF4142 domain-containing protein, whose product MPISRRMVGTVFVGGALVLTLSALAYPAMLGVETTSASQDRVIANTRYGPLTEADRDFVVKVRAAGLWEHPLGLIAMQKGTTAAMKEAGQHLVVGHGRLDETCRKIAPELGITLPNQASPQQQQFVATADSKTGKEFDATATAIMRVTHGQIFPVVAKIRANTQNTLVRQLADQANDTVLDHMTVLEKTGLVNFDANNFQQTTPPKLPQDQTTPPPPQPGTPVLTLPIPKGLQDLNTASPAPSPSAG is encoded by the coding sequence ATGCCCATCTCGCGCCGCATGGTAGGAACCGTCTTCGTGGGAGGCGCCCTCGTACTCACCCTCTCCGCCCTCGCCTACCCCGCCATGCTCGGCGTGGAGACCACGTCCGCCTCGCAGGACCGCGTCATCGCCAACACCCGCTACGGGCCGCTGACCGAAGCCGACCGGGACTTCGTCGTCAAGGTCCGCGCGGCGGGGCTGTGGGAGCACCCGCTCGGGCTGATCGCGATGCAGAAGGGCACGACCGCGGCCATGAAGGAGGCCGGCCAGCACCTGGTCGTCGGACACGGCCGACTCGACGAGACCTGCCGCAAGATCGCACCCGAACTGGGCATCACCCTGCCCAACCAGGCGAGCCCGCAGCAGCAGCAGTTCGTGGCGACCGCGGACTCCAAGACCGGCAAGGAGTTCGACGCCACGGCCACCGCCATCATGCGGGTGACCCACGGCCAGATCTTCCCGGTGGTCGCCAAGATCCGGGCCAACACCCAGAACACGCTGGTCCGTCAGCTGGCCGACCAGGCGAACGACACCGTGCTCGACCACATGACGGTCCTGGAGAAGACCGGCCTGGTGAACTTCGACGCGAACAACTTCCAGCAGACCACCCCGCCGAAGCTCCCCCAGGACCAGACCACGCCGCCCCCGCCGCAGCCGGGCACCCCGGTCCTCACCCTCCCCATCCCCAAGGGCCTGCAGGACCTCAACACCGCGTCCCCGGCCCCGAGCCCGTCGGCGGGCTGA